GCGGCCACCGCCGTGCTGTCGATGACGTCCGCCCGTCTCGCGCCGGCCCAGAATCCGGTGCCTCCCCCCAGTCAGCCCGCCGCACCGGCGGCGCAGCCGCCCGCCGATCAGCCGGGCGTCTGCGCGCGTCCCGACTCGATCGTCGTGCGCGGGCTGAAGCGCGTCACCGAGGCGAGCGCGCTGGGCGACCTGGGGCTCGCGCCGTCCACCGAGCTGAACGCCGTGCAGCTCCAGGGGGCGATCCGGCGGCTGTACGGATCGGGCCAGTTCGAGGACGTGCGGGTGGCCTGCGAGCCGGCGCCGTCGGGACAGCGGGCGACGCTCGCGTTCTACGTGAAGGAGCGGCCGGTGCTCGACGCCGTCTCGGTGAGCGGCGTGAAGGTCATCTCCGAGGGCGGCGTCCGCGACAAGATCGACGTCCTCATCGGCTCGCCGCTCGACCCGGCGAAGGTGGCGCGGGCCGTGGAGCGGATCGACAGCTCGTACCAGGCGAAGGGCTTCTACCTGGCGCGCATCAAGCCGGAGAGCACGCTCACGACCGACGGCCACATCCGCCTCAACTTCCACATCGACGAGGGGCGGCGGCTCGCGATCTCGGGCGTCCGCATCAACGGCAACACGCGGCTCTCCGACAAGGAGGTCGTCACCGCCATGAAGACGAAGCCCGAGGGCTTCTGGTGGTGGCGCAAGGGCAGCTTCGACGACGAGAAGTACGCGGGCGATCTGAGCGAGCGCATTCCGACGCTGTACGCGCAGCACGGGTTCATCGACTTCACCGTCGTGAAGGACACGCTCGTCATCGACCGCGAGCGCGGGAAGGCGTTCATCGATCTCACGGTGAGCGAGGGGCCGCAGTACAAGGTCGGGACGTTCGAGGTGGTGGACAACCACCGCTTCCCGACGGAGGACCTGCAGCGCTACTACCCGTTCAACGGTGAAGGCCCGACGCTGACGCAGCGCGCCATGGGGCTGCTGAAGGGCGGTGCGAAGAACGAGAAGGGCGTGTTCGACCGCTCGCAGTGGGAGTCGGCGACGGAGAAGGTGCAGACCGCCTACCGGAACGAGGGCTACATCTACGCCCAGATCCAGCCGGTGGTGCAGCGCACCGTCGGGCCGGACTCGCAGCCGGTCGTGAACCTCCGCTGGCAGATCGACGAGCGCCAGCCGGCGATCGTGAACCGCGTGGACATCGCGGGGAACGACTACACGTCGGACGAGTGCATCCGTCGGCAGCTCGTGATCCTGCCGGGCGCGGTGTTCAACCAGGACCGCCTGCTCCGCTCGTGGCAGAGCATCGGAAACCTCGGCTTCTTCGAGACGCCGCTGCCGTTCCCGGATACGCACACGGTGAACGACAACGGCGACATCGACGTCACGTTCCGCGTGAAGGAGAAGCGCACGGGGTCGATCAACTTCGGCGCGTCGATGGGCGGCGCCGGCGTCGGCGTGGGCGGCTTCATCGGGCTCGATCAGCCGAACCTGTTCGGTCTGTGCAAGCGCGGGTCGCTGAACTGGAACTTCGGCCGCTTCATCAACGACTTCAACCTGACGTACTCGGACCCGGCGATCCTGAAGTCGCGCGTGTCGGGGTCGATCACGGCGTACCGCAGCGAGAGCCGGTACAACATCCAGGGCTTCGGCCAGAACACGCGCACGGGCGCGAGCACGCGCGTCGGCCTGCCGGTGCCGGGGTCGTACTTCTCGACGTTAGGCATCACGTACGGCGCCGAGGCGACGAGCTTCCGCGACGTGCAGAGCGGCGCGTTCGTGGGGCAGTGTACGGCGAACTGCTTCCGGTCGGATCTGGGGCTCGACTTCACACACGACACGCGCATCGACCTGCCGTTCCCGAGCGCGGGTGGCATGCAGTCGCTCACCGCGGACTTCGTGGGCGGCCCGCTCGGCGGCACGGTGTCGTACCAGCGGTACACGGCCGACTTCCGGGCGTACACGCCGCTGTTCGAGTTCGGGGGCGGGGTGCCGGGCGCGCAATCGAAGAAGGTGCTCCTCGGCCTCAGCATGAAGGCCGGCGCGGTGTTCGGCGACCCGGGACCGTTCTTCCAGTACCAGTCGTTCGCGTTGGGCGGCGTGCAGTTCGGCCAGCCGCTGCGCGGCTATCCGGAGTTCTCGATCACGCCGCGCGGGTTCGATCCGCGGGCCGACAACTTCAACGCGTTCTCGGGCCGCGCGGCGTTCGGCAACGCGTACTTCACGATGACCGCGGAGCTCGGGCTGCGGCTCAACTCGCAGCTCTACGTCGACGCGTTCTACGACGCCGGCAACAACTACGACCGCCCGCGGGACTTCAACCCGACGCGCCTGTTCCGCGGCGCGGGCATCGGCGGCAGCATCGTGACGCCGCTCGGCCCGCTCGGTCTCGACTGGGCGTACGGGTTCGACCGGCTGTCGCTCGACCCGATCACGGGCAAGCTCCGCCCGGATCCGAAGTGGCAGCTCCACTTCAAACTCGGTCAGCTCTTCTGACGGGATCGGCTGACCGTC
This DNA window, taken from Gemmatirosa kalamazoonensis, encodes the following:
- the bamA gene encoding outer membrane protein assembly factor BamA; protein product: MRFASLRRSAVVAATAVLSMTSARLAPAQNPVPPPSQPAAPAAQPPADQPGVCARPDSIVVRGLKRVTEASALGDLGLAPSTELNAVQLQGAIRRLYGSGQFEDVRVACEPAPSGQRATLAFYVKERPVLDAVSVSGVKVISEGGVRDKIDVLIGSPLDPAKVARAVERIDSSYQAKGFYLARIKPESTLTTDGHIRLNFHIDEGRRLAISGVRINGNTRLSDKEVVTAMKTKPEGFWWWRKGSFDDEKYAGDLSERIPTLYAQHGFIDFTVVKDTLVIDRERGKAFIDLTVSEGPQYKVGTFEVVDNHRFPTEDLQRYYPFNGEGPTLTQRAMGLLKGGAKNEKGVFDRSQWESATEKVQTAYRNEGYIYAQIQPVVQRTVGPDSQPVVNLRWQIDERQPAIVNRVDIAGNDYTSDECIRRQLVILPGAVFNQDRLLRSWQSIGNLGFFETPLPFPDTHTVNDNGDIDVTFRVKEKRTGSINFGASMGGAGVGVGGFIGLDQPNLFGLCKRGSLNWNFGRFINDFNLTYSDPAILKSRVSGSITAYRSESRYNIQGFGQNTRTGASTRVGLPVPGSYFSTLGITYGAEATSFRDVQSGAFVGQCTANCFRSDLGLDFTHDTRIDLPFPSAGGMQSLTADFVGGPLGGTVSYQRYTADFRAYTPLFEFGGGVPGAQSKKVLLGLSMKAGAVFGDPGPFFQYQSFALGGVQFGQPLRGYPEFSITPRGFDPRADNFNAFSGRAAFGNAYFTMTAELGLRLNSQLYVDAFYDAGNNYDRPRDFNPTRLFRGAGIGGSIVTPLGPLGLDWAYGFDRLSLDPITGKLRPDPKWQLHFKLGQLF